A portion of the bacterium genome contains these proteins:
- a CDS encoding FG-GAP-like repeat-containing protein has product MRTRKLKLCLLILIFLLHAGGGRAEITNQPGWPISTNDWITSSITLGDIDKDGNPEVVVGSWNGKIYVFEPDGSSPPGWPVKLKAYVSSSPVLGDVDGDYSPEVVAASAEGEVYAWTGQGKLLPGWPVSFNRPGRNFLKLDELDGEKGYEVIIGLADGEVAAIRGTGEKITSLKDDQWVYSCGADINGDGNKEFITALANGEVKVCRENGEAAPGWPVNIGAWINSTPALADLNGDDRIEIVIGCRDNQVYVLNSEGKILPGWPQLTGDWIEASPLIGDIDGDNKVEILAVSFDHKIYAWETDGRLVPGFPIEIGASIYSTPGLGDIDGDRALELIVASLDGRIYCFDLGADSFKGEELIPWPMFRRDAIHSGLFQRPLFTPDASRNNTDLK; this is encoded by the coding sequence ATGAGGACAAGAAAACTCAAGCTTTGTTTACTTATATTGATTTTCCTCCTTCATGCCGGGGGCGGGCGGGCTGAAATTACCAACCAACCAGGCTGGCCTATATCTACTAATGATTGGATTACCTCCTCTATTACCTTAGGTGATATAGATAAAGATGGAAATCCGGAGGTGGTGGTGGGCTCATGGAATGGCAAAATATACGTATTTGAACCGGATGGGTCATCGCCTCCCGGATGGCCGGTAAAACTGAAGGCTTATGTCTCATCCTCTCCTGTTTTAGGCGATGTAGACGGGGATTATTCACCGGAAGTAGTGGCTGCCTCAGCCGAAGGAGAAGTCTATGCCTGGACCGGCCAGGGGAAGCTTCTCCCTGGCTGGCCTGTTTCTTTTAATCGGCCGGGGCGTAATTTTCTGAAGCTGGATGAACTTGATGGGGAAAAGGGCTACGAAGTAATTATTGGACTGGCTGATGGAGAAGTAGCCGCGATTCGAGGGACAGGAGAAAAAATAACCTCCTTAAAAGACGATCAATGGGTCTATTCCTGTGGCGCTGATATTAATGGAGATGGAAATAAGGAGTTTATTACCGCCTTAGCCAACGGAGAGGTGAAGGTCTGTCGGGAAAATGGGGAGGCCGCGCCTGGTTGGCCGGTAAATATTGGCGCCTGGATTAATTCCACCCCGGCTCTGGCCGACCTGAATGGAGACGACCGGATAGAAATAGTAATCGGTTGTAGAGATAACCAGGTTTATGTGTTAAATAGTGAAGGGAAAATACTTCCCGGATGGCCACAGCTTACCGGAGACTGGATTGAGGCCTCTCCACTTATCGGAGATATAGATGGGGATAATAAGGTTGAAATTTTGGCCGTCTCCTTTGACCATAAGATTTATGCCTGGGAGACAGATGGAAGATTGGTTCCAGGTTTCCCCATAGAAATAGGGGCAAGTATTTATTCCACTCCCGGCTTAGGTGATATTGATGGAGATAGGGCGCTCGAACTAATTGTCGCCTCCTTAGACGGACGAATTTACTGTTTTGACCTGGGGGCAGATAGTTTTAAGGGTGAAGAATTAATTCCCTGGCCTATGTTTAGAAGAGATGCCATTCATAGCGGCCTATTTCAAAGGCCACTGTTCACCCCGGATGCCTCCCGGAATAACACTGATCTCAAATAA
- the polX gene encoding DNA polymerase/3'-5' exonuclease PolX: MITKNQPVASILQRLGDILEIKGENQFKVNAYRKVVRVIGDLTEDIEVIWREGRLTEIPGIGKGIAERIEEYLTTGEINTYEEAKREIPEGLVDLLKIQDLGPKTLAMAFRKLGVRDLEDLKKVVNDGSLAALPGMGEKKVDNIRRGIKLYQTSQERLLLGVALPLVEEIISELEGLKEVVRVSPAGSLRRMKETVGDIDILVSGESGEEIVRFFTQLPQVEEVLAAGQTKGSIITHEGVQVDLRVVEAGSFGAASQYFTGSKAHNIKLRERARAKGLKINEYGVFEGKTKIAGAEESEVYQTLGLPWIPPEVREDRGEIEAALEDRLPGLVELKDIKGDFHVHTRYSDGFSSLTDIAQRGREMGYEYILLCDHSPLARYAGGLSEERLKERAEEIARINSQLKGFKLLVGTEVDIRADGTLDYPDDILAGFDIVVAAVHSGFKHNVTERICRAMENPHVDIIAHPTGRLISSREGYAVDIEKVIKGAAKTGTVLEINAYHERLDLDDINCRRAKELGVKLAISTDSHALSQLEMMRFGVGVARRGWLEPANILNTFSLDRLVSGDW; encoded by the coding sequence ATGATTACAAAGAATCAACCAGTAGCCTCTATCCTTCAGCGGTTGGGTGACATCCTGGAAATCAAGGGTGAGAATCAATTTAAGGTGAATGCCTACCGAAAGGTGGTGCGTGTCATTGGCGATCTGACCGAAGACATCGAGGTGATCTGGAGGGAGGGGAGATTAACTGAAATACCGGGGATAGGGAAAGGCATCGCCGAAAGAATTGAAGAATATCTTACAACCGGTGAGATAAATACTTACGAAGAGGCTAAGCGGGAAATCCCTGAAGGTCTGGTGGATCTTTTGAAGATTCAGGATCTCGGGCCTAAAACTCTGGCCATGGCCTTTCGCAAACTTGGGGTCAGGGACCTGGAAGACCTGAAAAAGGTAGTCAATGACGGAAGCCTGGCGGCTCTTCCTGGTATGGGTGAGAAAAAGGTAGATAATATCCGTCGGGGGATAAAGTTATATCAAACATCCCAGGAGCGACTTTTATTAGGCGTGGCCCTGCCCCTGGTAGAGGAGATAATATCCGAGCTGGAGGGTCTGAAGGAAGTGGTCAGGGTCTCACCGGCCGGAAGCCTCAGACGAATGAAAGAAACAGTAGGCGATATTGATATCCTGGTGTCCGGCGAGTCAGGGGAGGAGATAGTCCGGTTTTTTACCCAATTGCCTCAGGTAGAGGAGGTCCTGGCGGCTGGCCAGACCAAGGGGTCAATTATTACCCACGAAGGGGTTCAGGTTGATCTGAGGGTAGTTGAAGCCGGGTCATTTGGAGCAGCCAGTCAGTACTTCACTGGTTCCAAGGCACATAACATCAAACTTCGGGAGAGGGCCAGGGCCAAAGGCCTTAAGATCAACGAATACGGTGTCTTTGAAGGAAAGACGAAAATAGCCGGCGCTGAGGAGTCAGAGGTCTACCAGACCTTGGGGCTGCCCTGGATACCGCCGGAGGTTAGAGAAGATAGAGGCGAAATTGAAGCCGCCCTTGAAGATAGGCTGCCTGGTTTAGTCGAACTTAAGGATATCAAGGGTGATTTTCATGTGCACACCCGATACAGTGATGGTTTTTCTTCCCTGACAGATATAGCCCAAAGAGGCCGGGAAATGGGTTATGAATATATTCTCCTCTGCGATCATTCCCCTCTGGCCAGATATGCGGGTGGTCTTTCTGAAGAGCGGCTCAAGGAGCGGGCCGAAGAGATAGCCAGGATAAATAGTCAACTAAAAGGGTTTAAGCTCCTGGTTGGAACAGAGGTTGACATAAGGGCCGATGGGACCCTGGATTACCCTGATGATATCCTTGCCGGATTTGATATAGTAGTGGCGGCCGTCCATTCCGGATTCAAGCACAATGTGACGGAGCGAATCTGCCGGGCGATGGAGAACCCCCACGTAGATATTATTGCCCATCCTACCGGTCGGCTTATCTCATCCCGGGAGGGATATGCCGTGGACATAGAGAAGGTCATAAAAGGGGCGGCTAAGACCGGCACTGTCCTCGAGATAAACGCTTATCACGAACGCCTGGACCTGGACGATATAAACTGCCGGCGGGCCAAAGAACTTGGAGTCAAATTGGCTATTTCGACTGACAGCCACGCCCTCTCTCAACTCGAAATGATGCGATTTGGAGTCGGTGTAGCCCGCCGGGGCTGGCTTGAGCCGGCTAATATTCTTAATACCTTTTCTCTGGATCGATTGGTAAGCGGTGATTGGTAA